In a single window of the Xylanimonas protaetiae genome:
- a CDS encoding DUF302 domain-containing protein: MTAYTLSTTVARPFAETVEAVRAALAEQGFGVLTEIDLQATLKKKLDVDVVPQVILGACRPQLAYRALTIDPSIAAVLPCNVVVRAADDVTVVEAFDPDAMVGLAGDSEALALVAEDARTRLGAALAAL, encoded by the coding sequence ATGACCGCGTACACGCTCAGCACCACCGTCGCCCGCCCCTTCGCGGAGACCGTCGAGGCCGTCCGGGCCGCCCTCGCCGAGCAGGGCTTCGGCGTCCTCACCGAGATCGACCTGCAGGCCACGCTCAAGAAGAAGCTCGACGTCGACGTCGTGCCGCAGGTCATCCTCGGCGCCTGCCGCCCGCAGCTCGCCTACCGGGCCCTGACGATCGACCCGTCGATCGCGGCCGTCCTGCCGTGCAACGTCGTGGTCCGCGCGGCCGACGACGTGACGGTGGTCGAGGCCTTCGACCCCGACGCCATGGTCGGCCTGGCCGGCGACAGCGAGGCCCTCGCGCTCGTCGCCGAGGACGCACGGACCCGCCTGGGCGCCGCGCTCGCCGCGCTCTGA
- a CDS encoding GNAT family N-acetyltransferase, translating into MSPCRRSSGNQVAFARIVTDGVTFGWLADVVVDPAHRGRGIAHALVDAVLADLEPLGLRRILLKASDDAAGIYPQHGWARLEDPDAWMVRPGR; encoded by the coding sequence CTGTCCCCGTGCCGTCGCTCGTCGGGCAACCAGGTCGCGTTCGCCCGCATCGTCACCGACGGCGTGACGTTCGGGTGGCTCGCCGACGTCGTCGTCGACCCGGCCCACCGGGGCCGCGGGATCGCGCACGCGCTCGTCGACGCGGTCCTCGCCGACCTCGAGCCGCTCGGCCTGCGGCGCATCCTGCTGAAAGCCTCCGACGACGCCGCGGGCATCTACCCGCAGCACGGCTGGGCCCGCCTCGAGGACCCGGACGCGTGGATGGTGCGGCCCGGGCGCTGA
- a CDS encoding DsbA family oxidoreductase, producing the protein MSEPVRVDVWSDVQCPWCYIGKRRFEQAVATTGIDVDVIYHSFELSPDTPVDYDGTPAQYLAERKGLSMPQVEQMIDRVTGVAASVGLDYDYDHMHQTNTVKAHELLHYAKAHGRQAETKEALLRAYFVDGGHVGRVADLADLAAGLGLDRDDVVAALEAGTYAAAVKEDVAEAAALGIHGVPFYVVDGRYGISGAQEPALFAQVLEMARAEQADVA; encoded by the coding sequence ATGAGCGAACCCGTGCGCGTCGACGTGTGGTCCGACGTCCAGTGTCCTTGGTGCTATATCGGCAAGCGCCGCTTCGAGCAGGCTGTCGCCACGACCGGCATCGACGTCGACGTCATCTACCACTCCTTCGAGCTGTCCCCCGACACCCCCGTCGACTACGACGGCACGCCCGCGCAGTACCTCGCGGAGCGCAAGGGGCTGTCGATGCCGCAGGTCGAGCAGATGATCGACCGCGTCACGGGCGTCGCGGCGTCCGTGGGGCTCGACTACGACTACGACCACATGCACCAGACCAACACGGTCAAGGCGCACGAGCTGCTGCACTATGCGAAGGCTCATGGCCGCCAGGCCGAGACGAAGGAGGCGCTGCTGCGCGCGTACTTCGTCGACGGCGGCCACGTGGGCCGCGTCGCCGACCTCGCGGACCTGGCCGCGGGCCTGGGCCTCGACCGTGACGACGTCGTCGCGGCGCTCGAGGCCGGCACGTACGCGGCGGCCGTCAAGGAGGACGTCGCGGAGGCGGCGGCCCTCGGCATCCACGGCGTGCCGTTCTACGTCGTCGACGGCAGGTACGGGATCTCGGGCGCGCAGGAGCCGGCGCTCTTCGCGCAGGTGCTGGAGATGGCCCGCGCCGAGCAGGCGGACGTCGCGTGA
- a CDS encoding transglycosylase domain-containing protein — MATSQDPASTPRNRRLTRRISPYQLVALLLAFVLVAGAGGILAAGFAIPVAAGVHTTAVHTRAVLDDVPTELQRRALSQASTVYAANGEHLATFYAQNRIVVPLDQISQYMIDAVVAIEDERFFEHSGIDVRGMVRAFVNNLQDGPTQGASTITQQYVKNVLIDAAYHADDRFGVIEARDQSMARKAREAQLAMALEQQMTKEEILQGYLNLAQFGRQNIFGVETAARFFFNKPASDLTPVEAATIAGITNAPSRFDPTVNPRLSEQRRNLVLHRMWTLGKLTTEQWEEARATPVEDTLDITPVPTGCQAAGDAAFFCDYVINVIRTSPEFGETEAERLDLLHRGGLRIHTTLDMDLQAAAAEEVASHVPGGNTAGLEAAIAAVEPGTGKILAMAQNTPFDASRNPAPGTTAINFSAGPSHGASRGFQPGSTFKPFQLADWLLAGRTLNETVNANRVSRPQSAWNASCTRFGGPSWSPRNVEGNLGGRISVQRAMSDSVNTAFTDMSTQVDLCTLRDTAWDMGFRPTTRPGPGGTVVTLFDPTPDDVLITPAMILGTQTTSPLQLAAAYATLASNGTYCDPVAITRVIGADGRDLAVPRASCTPDALPANVAATVTYSLQNVMTDGTGRRSQLSGGRVSAGKTGTNQGSSQTWFVGFTPQLSTAAWVGEASGETTNFNITFNGRFIRTLFGSTLAAPMWADFMDRAHADLPQLAFPAPDPALVGTPAPRVTDDRTTDRVDQPTSPPADPQDAPQVSPPPAPAPTPTPPAVDPVPDPGPGAGPGAGAGEGDGDD, encoded by the coding sequence CCCCCGGAACCGGCGCCTGACCCGGAGGATCTCGCCGTACCAGCTGGTCGCGCTCCTGCTCGCCTTCGTGCTCGTCGCGGGTGCGGGCGGCATCCTCGCGGCCGGGTTCGCGATCCCGGTCGCAGCCGGCGTGCACACGACGGCCGTGCACACGCGCGCGGTCCTCGACGACGTGCCCACCGAGCTCCAGCGTCGCGCGCTGTCCCAGGCGTCGACGGTGTACGCGGCCAACGGCGAGCACCTCGCCACGTTCTACGCGCAGAACCGGATCGTCGTCCCGCTCGACCAGATCTCGCAGTACATGATCGACGCCGTCGTCGCCATCGAGGACGAGCGGTTCTTCGAGCACTCCGGCATCGACGTGCGCGGCATGGTGCGCGCCTTCGTCAACAACCTCCAGGACGGCCCGACGCAGGGCGCCTCCACCATCACGCAGCAGTACGTCAAGAACGTGCTGATCGACGCGGCGTACCACGCGGACGACCGGTTCGGCGTCATCGAGGCCCGCGACCAGAGCATGGCCCGCAAGGCGCGCGAGGCCCAGCTCGCGATGGCGCTCGAGCAGCAGATGACCAAGGAGGAGATCCTCCAGGGCTACCTCAACCTGGCCCAGTTCGGCCGGCAGAACATCTTCGGCGTCGAGACCGCCGCACGCTTCTTCTTCAACAAGCCGGCCAGCGACCTCACCCCGGTCGAGGCAGCGACGATCGCCGGGATCACCAACGCGCCCAGCCGGTTCGACCCGACCGTCAACCCGCGCCTCTCGGAGCAGCGCCGCAACCTCGTGCTGCACCGCATGTGGACGCTCGGCAAGCTCACCACCGAGCAGTGGGAGGAGGCGCGCGCGACGCCCGTCGAGGACACGCTCGACATCACCCCGGTGCCCACGGGCTGCCAGGCCGCGGGCGACGCCGCGTTCTTCTGCGACTACGTCATCAACGTGATCCGCACGAGCCCCGAGTTCGGCGAGACCGAGGCGGAGCGCCTCGACCTGCTGCACCGCGGCGGCCTGCGCATCCACACGACGCTCGACATGGACCTCCAGGCGGCGGCCGCCGAGGAGGTCGCCTCCCACGTCCCGGGCGGCAACACCGCCGGCCTCGAGGCCGCGATCGCCGCCGTCGAGCCGGGCACGGGCAAGATCCTCGCGATGGCGCAGAACACCCCGTTCGACGCCAGCCGCAACCCCGCCCCGGGCACGACGGCGATCAACTTCTCCGCCGGCCCGTCGCACGGCGCGTCGCGCGGCTTCCAGCCGGGATCGACGTTCAAGCCGTTCCAGCTGGCCGACTGGCTCCTCGCGGGCCGCACCCTGAACGAGACCGTGAACGCCAACCGCGTGTCGCGGCCGCAGTCGGCCTGGAACGCCTCGTGCACCCGGTTCGGCGGGCCGTCGTGGTCGCCGCGCAACGTCGAGGGCAACCTGGGCGGCAGGATCTCGGTGCAGCGGGCGATGTCCGACTCCGTCAACACCGCCTTCACGGACATGTCGACGCAGGTGGACCTGTGCACGCTGCGGGACACGGCGTGGGACATGGGCTTCCGCCCGACGACGCGTCCGGGTCCGGGCGGCACCGTCGTCACGCTCTTCGACCCGACGCCGGACGACGTGCTCATCACGCCCGCGATGATCCTGGGCACCCAGACGACGTCGCCGCTCCAGCTCGCGGCCGCGTACGCGACCCTGGCCAGCAACGGCACCTACTGCGACCCGGTCGCGATCACGCGCGTGATCGGCGCCGACGGCCGCGACCTGGCGGTGCCGCGCGCCAGCTGCACCCCGGACGCCCTGCCGGCCAACGTCGCGGCGACCGTCACGTACTCGCTCCAGAACGTCATGACCGACGGCACCGGACGCCGCAGCCAGCTCTCCGGCGGCCGCGTGTCCGCCGGCAAGACCGGCACCAACCAGGGCTCGTCGCAGACGTGGTTCGTCGGCTTCACCCCGCAGCTGTCGACGGCGGCGTGGGTGGGCGAGGCCTCGGGCGAGACCACCAACTTCAACATCACCTTCAACGGCCGGTTCATCCGCACGCTGTTCGGCTCGACGCTCGCCGCGCCCATGTGGGCGGACTTCATGGACCGCGCCCACGCCGACCTGCCGCAGCTCGCCTTCCCGGCACCGGACCCGGCGCTCGTGGGCACGCCGGCACCGCGCGTCACGGACGACAGGACGACGGACCGGGTCGACCAGCCCACGAGCCCGCCGGCGGACCCGCAGGACGCGCCGCAGGTCTCGCCGCCCCCGGCGCCGGCGCCCACCCCGACGCCGCCGGCGGTCGACCCGGTCCCGGACCCCGGCCCGGGAGCCGGCCCCGGAGCGGGCGCCGGCGAGGGTGACGGGGACGACTGA